The Calothrix sp. PCC 7507 DNA segment AGGGCAAGTACATGAAAATAACTTGTTTCTTGCTGATTTATTTGAGTTTCTAGCCTTAAAGCCTACTATAAGTGAGCCTATACATCCTAAATTAGTGCCCCGTCCAATGCGACAGGGTATTGTATTTCAGGATGTGAGCTTTCAATACCAAAACTCCTCACGCCAAGCAATTAAGCAGGTTAATCTCACTATTGCGCCAGGAGAAATTATCGCCCTAGTTGGCGAAAACGGATCTGGTAAAACCACATTGGTCAAACTACTCTGCCGTCTTTATGACGTGACCGAAGGTAGTATTACGATCGATGGTATCGATCTGCGGCACTTTTCGGTGCAGGATTTGCATCGCCAAATTAGTGTAATTTTTCAGGACTATACTCGCTATCAGGTTACGGCAGAGGACAATATCTGGTTTGGTAATATTGACCTGCCTCCAACTTCTGAACGAATTACTCAAGCAGCTCAAAAGTCAGGTGCAGATGCAGTGATCCAGAGTTTACCGCAAGGATACGGTACCCTGCTAGGGAAATGGTTTAAAGGTGGGGAAGAACTGAGTGGAGGACAATGGCAGAAAATTGCTTTGGCTCGTGCGTTCCTGCGGGATGCCCAGTTGGTGGTGCTGGATGAGCCGACGAGTGCAATGGATGCCAAAGCTGAGGCTGAGGTATTTCAGCAGTTTCGCGATCTGATGCGCTCACGCTCTGCACTCCTCATTACCCATCGCCTTTCCACCGTCAAAATGGCGGATCGGATTTATGTCATGGATCAAGGCGAGATTGTGGAAAGTGGCACCCACGAGCAGTTGATGGCACTACAAGGCATCTATGCCCATTTGTTTGAAATTCAAGCGAGAAATTATCAATGACGACCCTAACTCCTGAATTTACGGTTCTGCTTGCCTGTGTACGGTTGTATTTAGGTACAACAACGAAGAGCGAAGTGAGTTGTCTATTGGTGCCAGATATCAACTGGACTACTCTACTGGAAACTGCGAACAAAAATGGCGTTCTGCCGGTGTTGTATCAGAGCCTCAAAGCGATTGAGGAGGATCTGATACCTCCAGGGGTGATGGTGCAATTGCAAACCTACAACCGCATGAATGGACTGCACAATGTTTCTCAAACCAAGGAATTACTGAAGATTCTGGCGCAGCTGGAGAAAGCTGGAATTGAGGCGATCGCTTTTAAAGGACCGATTCTCGCAGCATCTGTTTATGGCAATGTGACGCTACGCCAATTTAATGATCTAGATATCTTAGTGAAGCAGGAGGACTTTTGGCAGGCGAAAGCCGTTTTGGTCGCCCAGGGCTATCAATCTAGCGGCTCAGAAGCGAACGAAATTGTGGCATTCAATCACCATTTTCAAGTCTCTTTGTCTCACAGTACCCCTGAAGCGACGATGTTCAATCAGCGATTTCAACCCTCTTTACTACACAGCAACCCCGAAAGAAGTATCGATTTGCACTGGGGGATTCCGCCCAGACGAGTTGGGAAGAGCGATCAGTTTGAGCGCCTCTGGGAAAATCTATATCTGATCGATCTGATGGGTCAGCCAATTAAAATCTTTTCTCCAGAAACAACCTTAGTAATTCAATGCATGAATCTTGCTAAAGAACCTTGGAAGCGATCGTTTAAGCAGATATGCGATGTAGGACAAATCATTCGAGCTTATCCTGATTTGAATTGGCAATCAGCCCTGGAACTGTCTTCTGAGTTACACAGTCAGCGATTATTCCTCATAGGACTCAGTGTGACTCATAAACTTCTACATGTTCCCTTACCCCAGTTCATGGTAGAGATGCTTGTTAGAAGTCAGCCAACTGACGAGCGTCTTTTGGAGAGCAATCCCTTACAGAAAAGCTATGGACTCCAAGTCTGGTGGGAATACACTGATCAACTCAAAACTCTCGATAAATCATGGCATGGGCTATTTATCACCACACACTATCTGGAATTGATTTTCAGACTTATGCTGTCACCTAGTGAACGCGATCGTGAATTCTTGCCCCTACCGAGAGGATTATATTTTCTCTACTATATAATTCGTCCCATCCGAGTGCTAATCAAGTATTCACCTTTCCGTAAATCATTCCTCATGCCAAACAAAGCTTAGAGGATGTTTTAAAAGTTTTGGGCGAATATAATTCGCTACTACACAGGCAAAGTCTGCCTCCGCAGACTCACACAAAATCAGGGGTTTCTAACCCACGGAGGTGGGTTTTGTCTGTGTAGCCAAGCCAGTGCTTTGCGGGGGTTCCCACACCACTTGATGCCAGTCCGCTCAAGTCGGGAAACCCGCCCACGCGGCTGGCTCCCCGTTGTAGCAACTGGCGCACGATTTCTAATCGCCAAGGCTGGTATTAATTTAGACTTGTGCATTTATCCTTTTAAAACCTAGAAAAATCATCATGGATCAGTTATCAAACTTAGATATCGACTCAGCTCTAACTCAATTCAAGTTGGCTAATGCTTGGCAAATTAGGGGCAACTTTGAGGATGCATTTATACGCTATCAAGAGACCTTGCGATTGCGACCTGACTATATGCCAGCCTATCAGCAATTAGGGAATTTGATGCTAAAACAACGTCGGCGCGATGAGGCGCTAGAGTACTATGAGCAGGCACTCGCACTTGATTTTGAAGCAACTAATCTTTCGTTTTACTATCAATGCTTGGGCTTGCCGAAACAGCATCCTGCCCCATCAATCAAATCTGAAAAGGTTTCCTTTGGAAACGAAAAATCAAATGCGCTATCAACTGGCAAAATAAATCTCGGTAGCCAAAAAGTTTTTGGATATCATCGTAGTGGCTGGAACTTTGCAATTCAAGCACTTAGTTCTTTGCACAATCCTCAAGGCATTTTGTTTGATGGCTGTTTAGAGAATCAGTTTCTCTTTCAGCACAATCGTGTCGGTAAGCGATCGGCGCAAATCTTAGCAAAAATGCAGGCAGATGGGGTCTTCCAAAGTTTGGCAAATTCCGAAGAAAAGGGAATCATTCCCTATCAAAAACCTTGGGTCGGATTTCTGCATAATCCCCATTCCATACCGATTTGGTTTAATGATCAAAACTCACCCCAAAAGCTATTTGAAAAGGCAATTTGGCAAGCTAGCTTACCTCATTGCGTCGGATTGTTTGCATTATCTGAGCATTTTGCCCATTGGCTGAGAGAACAAACAGGCAAACCAGTTTCTGTACTAACCCACCCAACCGAGATTCCTGACAAACAGTTTGATTTTGACCAGTTCCTTGCCAATCCTCAAAAAAAGGTAGTACAGATTGGTTGGTGGCTGCGTAAGTTGCACTCGATTTATCAATTACCTCTAGCTCAGGATAATCCTCTGAACTATCAAAAAGTGAGACTAGGATTTCTATTTGAATATGGAGAAGTAGTATTTGACCAACTTATGCAAAGAGAGGCAGAAATTTATAAAATCCAAGTTGATGAATTGTATTTAGCTAATACAACCGTTATCCAACATATTCCTGATGATCAATATGATGATCTATTATCAAAAAATATTGGTTTTGTGGATTTGTATGACTCCAGCGCCAATAATGCCATTATCGAATGTATTGCCCGTGCGACTCCCCTGTTAGTTAATCCTTTGCCTGCGGTGAAAGAGTATCTGGGAGAAGACTATCCTATGTACTTTAATACTTTAGAAGAAGCTGCAGAAAAAGCGTTGGATACCTCACTAATTTTAGAAACACATGAGTATCTCAAATCTTGTGAAACTCGACAGAAGCTATCAGCAAAATATTTTCTAGATAGCTTTTGTAACAGCGAGGTTTACCAACTCCTGTAACCAGTACTTAATCAAACTTATCTTGACATTGAGGAGACAATAAATGGAGATTTTTAAGCTGGCAAAACTTTATGCAAAGCACCCCACGCTTCACAAGCAACATATTCAAAAGTATCATCAAATGAGGGCACCCTATTCACTTATTTCAACCGAACCGCTTATTTTTTATATGACATATTCCTTGTCAGAAGAATTTTGTCATGCATCATTGGAGCCAATATTCAACTATTTTCAAGATCGAACTGTCTACTTTTTAAAGAATTGGTGGTGGGATATGGAAAGTCCCCATGAAGTTGCAAAAGTCAGAGAAATGGAAAATCAACATATTAGGCAATATCCCAAACATAAATTCATCCATATTTGTAATACATTACAACAGCAGCAAGTTTTTGATGAATATAGCTTAAATGCAGTATTTTGCAATCAAAACTGTTTAATTGATGAAAGAATATTTAAGCCAATTAATGATATGTCTAAAGAATTTGATGCAGTTTATGATGCCAGAATCTGGCCATATAAACGGCACTTGTTAGCACAGAAAATTGATAGCGTCGCTTTTATTTATACTTTCGATCCTGCAGAAGCTTATTATTATGAAGTAAGGTCTTTATTTCCCGATGCTCATTACTTTAATCACGCTCTAGCAAAAGACGGTATGAGTGCATTATTGTCTCCAGAGATAGTAAATCAGTGTTTAAATGCTTGCAGAGTAGGTCTGTGCCTATCCAGTGTTGAGGGTGCAATGTATGCTAGTATCCAATATCTACTGAGTGGATTGCCAGTTGTCTCGACTAAGAGTAAAGGTGGTAGAGATGTATTTTTTGATGAAGAATATACATTAATCGTTGAAGACAATCCAGATGCGGTTAAAGAGGGTGTAGATGAATTAATTCGACGCAATATCTCTCCTGAGATTATTCGCTTTCAAGTGATAGAAAAAATTCAGGAGCACCGTCTCACTTTCATTAAATTGATTCAGAGCATTTACGACCAAGAAGAAATTAACAAAGATTTTTCCTTGGAGTGGGAGAATATATTCTTTAATAAGCTTTATAAGCTGCAAAGACCAGAGCAAACAATTAAACAGCTTGAACTGGCAAAGATAGGAGTTTGAAATAAAAATCGCTTTCAAGTGCCATCAATAAATGCTATCAACCCACTGCTGACCAATGACTTCTAATCTTCCACTAATTAGCGTTATTATTCCTGTTTATAACCGCGATCGCTATCTTGCCGAAGCGATCGAAAGTGTTCTGGCTCAAACCTATCCGGCGATCGAACTAATTGTAGTCGATGATGGATCGAGCGATCGCACTGCCGAAGTTGCCCAAAGTTATCCAGTGATCTATCATTACCAAATCAATGGGGGTATAGGTGCAGCCAGAAATACAGGAATTGGTTTAGCAACTGGTGAATTTCTGGCCTTTCTTGATTCTGACGACATTTGGGTTACAGACAAGCTTGCTAAACAGATGGCGGCTTTTGAGTCTGATCCAAACCTGGAGGCTGTATTTGGCTATGCTCAACAGTTTTATAGTCCAGAGGTAAATGAGGAATTTAGAAGGCGCATTCTTTGCCCAGAACAACCACTTGCTGCCCATATTTCCGTCGCCATGCTCATCAAGCGATCGGCTTTCATGCGGATTGGATTGTTTGACACAAAGCTAAAAGTTGGTATTGATATTAGCTGGTACATATCTGCAATCGAAAATCAACTTCAGCAAGTTACGCTCACGGATGTAGTTTATCATCGGCGCTTGCATGAAACAAATAATGGCATCACAGAGCGCCACAACGCCAACAAACGTATACATATTCTCAAAGCTAAACTTGATCGGCAAAGAGCTAACCAATCTTCTTCGATTCAGGGGTGCTAAAATGCATCATTTCTTTCGGTTTCATCCCAATCCCAATCAGAAAATTGTCTTGTTAACAGGTGCAGCCGGAGAGATTGGGACTTCTTTACGTCAACATCTAGGTGATCACTATCACTTTCGCTGTCTCGATTGCGTCCGAGTTCGTGATGCCAAAGATGTCCGAGTTGCCGATATCATGAATTTTAAGGCAGTTCTGAAGGCAATGCATGGCGTAGATGCCGTGATACATTTGGCTGCAAATCGAGAGTGCGATCAACCTTGGCAAGACGTTTACACTAGTGGTATCGGGGGCACTTACAACGTGTTTGAAGCGGCTCGCCAAGCGGGGGTAAAGCAGATTATTTATGCCAGTACGATTCATGTGTCAGGCTGGCGAGAAGTCATGCAAGAGTCTCAGATTACGCCTGAACATGTGCGCCCAGACTCTCTTTATGCCTCTGGCAAAGCATTTTGCGAAGCGTTGGGGCATTTCTTTGTTGATCGCTATGGTATGTCGATTGTGTGTCTTCGCATTGGTGCATTCACAGCCAACACTAAGCTCTATGGACTAAACGATCGCAAGCTTTTTATGTGGTGCAGTCCCAGAGATTTGGCTCAATTGGTAAAGCGATCGCTAGAGCATGAAAATCTTGGCTTCCAGATATTTTACGCAATTTCTGGCAACACTCGTCGCTATTGGGATATCAGCAATGCTCAAGCATTATTGGGGTACGAACCTCAGGATAATGCCGAAGACTTACTCACAAATGAATCTCGCCAAGAAAATCAAGTCTGACATAATAATCGCCTCAAAACTAAGCTAAAAATTTAGAGGTGACATCAGAGGATTTTTATAAATTCTCTTCAAAGCCCTATGAAATAAAACTTTTAGGGGAATTTTCAGAGATCCTTTGACGAGCGATCGATTCCTTGAGAATTTTGACCATGCGACATTTAAGCGTTGAGTTCATTTCCCAAGATAGATTAGAGCCATGAAACCGTCTTAAGGTAAGAATTTCAGGAATCGTGAAAATGGATATTTGAGCATCTTTGGCTCGGCATAGCCATTCTGTATCTTCACTGGCACGATAAGTAGATGAGAAATCCCCAATTTGAGTGAACACAGATTTGCAAACAACCACCGTACTAGGAATGATGACTGTCGGCTCTCCAAGGTCACGCTCAGGTTTAAACCAAGCCGGAACCTCAGTGCCTGACTCTAAGAAATTCAGAGCTTTTGTGCCAGTAATGCCAACATTAGGATTATCGAGCATATAGGTAATTTGGATATTGAGCTTATTGGGCTTCCAAATGTCATCCCCATCTAAGAATGCAATAAATTCTCCTTGTGCGGCAGCGATCGCTACATTGCGAGCTGCGGATACGCCTTGATTTTCTTGATAAAAATAGCGCACATCTGGATAAGCCCGAACAATCTCAGCAGTGTGGTCAGTTGAGCCATCATCCACAACGATGACTTCGATCGGACGATAGGTTTGAGCAAATACGCTATCTAGTGTTTCTGCTAAATACTTTGCATAATTATAGGCAGGGATAACTACAGTTACTAAAGGTAAGTTTCTCATTGTTAAAAATTCCACGAAATCATTAAAAAATATTATGTTAGTCGGATTATAGCGGTTTTCAGATCAGTGAGGTACAGTTTTCAATCGCAAAGCCTGTAGGGGCGGGGTTTTCCCGCCCTCGATTGTATGGCATCCGAACGAGAACCGCTATATAATTGCCCTTTAAACATTATGGGGTCTTCAGCAATTTATAGTGCAAAAGTAAAGCATAGAAGTCATCAAATAGGAGTTCCCCTCCATAATTATTGATGTGATGAGAATCTCGAAAAATGACCCTATCTGATAAGACAGTCGAACAGTTTTTGAGGTCTTTGGGGCACAATCGGTCAAATGGGTCAAAAAGATAAAAGTTGCTGTTTGACTTGGACAGTGTTTTCAGTGAATCAGTTACCTCGGTTAGCCCTTGTCTAAGTTTTATCCGATCCGCAAAAAGATAGCAGTCATTAGTTAGAAATGGTCTAAACCATTGTTTGTAGCAATTTTCAGTAGTGAAGTCCTTTGGCATACTCTGAAATCTTGGCATTGGCAGGAATGCAATCACACTTGCACCTCTGGCATCAGCGGTCTTTATGAATGTGTCAAGATTTTTAATCCACCCGGGTAGGAA contains these protein-coding regions:
- a CDS encoding nucleotidyltransferase family protein; translated protein: MTTLTPEFTVLLACVRLYLGTTTKSEVSCLLVPDINWTTLLETANKNGVLPVLYQSLKAIEEDLIPPGVMVQLQTYNRMNGLHNVSQTKELLKILAQLEKAGIEAIAFKGPILAASVYGNVTLRQFNDLDILVKQEDFWQAKAVLVAQGYQSSGSEANEIVAFNHHFQVSLSHSTPEATMFNQRFQPSLLHSNPERSIDLHWGIPPRRVGKSDQFERLWENLYLIDLMGQPIKIFSPETTLVIQCMNLAKEPWKRSFKQICDVGQIIRAYPDLNWQSALELSSELHSQRLFLIGLSVTHKLLHVPLPQFMVEMLVRSQPTDERLLESNPLQKSYGLQVWWEYTDQLKTLDKSWHGLFITTHYLELIFRLMLSPSERDREFLPLPRGLYFLYYIIRPIRVLIKYSPFRKSFLMPNKA
- a CDS encoding tetratricopeptide repeat protein, which codes for MDQLSNLDIDSALTQFKLANAWQIRGNFEDAFIRYQETLRLRPDYMPAYQQLGNLMLKQRRRDEALEYYEQALALDFEATNLSFYYQCLGLPKQHPAPSIKSEKVSFGNEKSNALSTGKINLGSQKVFGYHRSGWNFAIQALSSLHNPQGILFDGCLENQFLFQHNRVGKRSAQILAKMQADGVFQSLANSEEKGIIPYQKPWVGFLHNPHSIPIWFNDQNSPQKLFEKAIWQASLPHCVGLFALSEHFAHWLREQTGKPVSVLTHPTEIPDKQFDFDQFLANPQKKVVQIGWWLRKLHSIYQLPLAQDNPLNYQKVRLGFLFEYGEVVFDQLMQREAEIYKIQVDELYLANTTVIQHIPDDQYDDLLSKNIGFVDLYDSSANNAIIECIARATPLLVNPLPAVKEYLGEDYPMYFNTLEEAAEKALDTSLILETHEYLKSCETRQKLSAKYFLDSFCNSEVYQLL
- a CDS encoding glycosyltransferase family 1 protein → MEIFKLAKLYAKHPTLHKQHIQKYHQMRAPYSLISTEPLIFYMTYSLSEEFCHASLEPIFNYFQDRTVYFLKNWWWDMESPHEVAKVREMENQHIRQYPKHKFIHICNTLQQQQVFDEYSLNAVFCNQNCLIDERIFKPINDMSKEFDAVYDARIWPYKRHLLAQKIDSVAFIYTFDPAEAYYYEVRSLFPDAHYFNHALAKDGMSALLSPEIVNQCLNACRVGLCLSSVEGAMYASIQYLLSGLPVVSTKSKGGRDVFFDEEYTLIVEDNPDAVKEGVDELIRRNISPEIIRFQVIEKIQEHRLTFIKLIQSIYDQEEINKDFSLEWENIFFNKLYKLQRPEQTIKQLELAKIGV
- a CDS encoding glycosyltransferase family A protein, which produces MTSNLPLISVIIPVYNRDRYLAEAIESVLAQTYPAIELIVVDDGSSDRTAEVAQSYPVIYHYQINGGIGAARNTGIGLATGEFLAFLDSDDIWVTDKLAKQMAAFESDPNLEAVFGYAQQFYSPEVNEEFRRRILCPEQPLAAHISVAMLIKRSAFMRIGLFDTKLKVGIDISWYISAIENQLQQVTLTDVVYHRRLHETNNGITERHNANKRIHILKAKLDRQRANQSSSIQGC
- a CDS encoding NAD(P)-dependent oxidoreductase, whose translation is MHHFFRFHPNPNQKIVLLTGAAGEIGTSLRQHLGDHYHFRCLDCVRVRDAKDVRVADIMNFKAVLKAMHGVDAVIHLAANRECDQPWQDVYTSGIGGTYNVFEAARQAGVKQIIYASTIHVSGWREVMQESQITPEHVRPDSLYASGKAFCEALGHFFVDRYGMSIVCLRIGAFTANTKLYGLNDRKLFMWCSPRDLAQLVKRSLEHENLGFQIFYAISGNTRRYWDISNAQALLGYEPQDNAEDLLTNESRQENQV
- a CDS encoding glycosyltransferase family A protein; this encodes MRNLPLVTVVIPAYNYAKYLAETLDSVFAQTYRPIEVIVVDDGSTDHTAEIVRAYPDVRYFYQENQGVSAARNVAIAAAQGEFIAFLDGDDIWKPNKLNIQITYMLDNPNVGITGTKALNFLESGTEVPAWFKPERDLGEPTVIIPSTVVVCKSVFTQIGDFSSTYRASEDTEWLCRAKDAQISIFTIPEILTLRRFHGSNLSWEMNSTLKCRMVKILKESIARQRISENSPKSFIS